The DNA window CGTTTTTAAATGGTGACATTGATGAATGATTTATATGGTGCAGCCAAAAAATTGTGTCCAAAGACAAATAATATGGTTTGCAAATAAAAGAAATCCATCTATGGGCTCAAGCAGGCATCTCAACAATGgtatttcaaatttcatcaaATGATCATCTCGTTTggttttgagatgaatttggtCGATTATTGTGTGTAGCATAAGTTCAGTGGGAGTAAGCATATTTCaagttttatatgttgatgacattctactcgcTAGCAGCGATATAGAGTTGTTGCATGACACCAAGAGATTTCTAGCTAAGAATTTTGAGATGAAAGATCTTGGGTGATGCATCTTTTGTACTGGGTATTCAGATACATCGGGATCGTTCTCGAGGTGTTCTTGGTTTATCTCAGAAAGGCTATATCGAGAAAGTTATCAAGCGTATGGGATGCAAGATTGTAAACCAATGGATACCTTAGTGGTTAAGGGACACGAATTTAGTCTCAAACAATACCCAAAGAATGATTACGAGGGAAATGAAATGCAGCAGATTCCATATGCATCTACAGTGGGGAGACTGATGTATGCTTAGGTTTGTACAAGTCCAGATATTGCGTACATTGACATGAATGTTGGGACGATATTTAAGTAATCCAGGAGTGGAACATTGGAAAGCAGGCAAAAGGGTTTTACGTTACCTACAGAGAACAAAGGATTACATGCTCATATATCGGAGGTTGGATCAGCTTGAGATAATTGGGTATACTGACTCCGATTTTGCTGGATGCCAAGATAGTATGAAATCTATGTCGGGCTACATATATCTCCTTGCTGAAGGTGTCATTTCCTGGAAGAGTGCTAAACAGACACTTATAGCCTCTTCCACCATGGCAGTTGAGTTTGTAGCGTGTTATGAGGCATCCAATCATGGAATATGGCTGCAAAATTTTGTCACGGGACTGCGTATTGTTGATGGCATTGAAAGGCCACTAAGAATACATTGTGACGATAAATCAGCAGTTATGTATTCAAATAAcaactggagctcgacgaagtcaaaacatattgacatcaAATTTCTGGTTGTTAAAGAAAGAATTCAAAGTGGAAAGTTGTCTATTGAGCATATCGGTACAAACTCCATGGTTGCGGATCCGCTTACTAAGAGACTACCACCTAAACAGTTTCATGAGCACACTGCTAGTATGGATATTATGTCAATTGAGGAATTTCAGTTTTAGTGGgagtttgttattttaaatgtttttcagtTGTAGACTTTTTCAGTTACAGTtatgtaaatttattttctgcagaaataaatttcaaGTTAAGTCACACTCTGATTATGGTTTAAAGTTTGATCTCAATAAGGTTGAGGGAGGACCAGTTGGAAATAGGCATGTTACGGTCACATTGCATGAAATTTCCATGTTATCAACTTCATGATCCATGTCATTCAGTTGTGTTGGCATACATGACCATTGATGGGTCCAATTACCTTGAGTGTAGCGAAGACTGCTTTAATTCTATTTTGATGTGATTGATGGATCGGATTAGTTATAGATACATTTCGGAATGACAACGATTTTGAGCTCATAAGAATATTTAACAAACATAATTATAAGATTGTACATATAgcccaagtgggagattgttggatcaattttatttatatgggcttatatgtgaataaGTATGCATTTGTTGTCTATTAAGTtaagcccaaaataaagtgatcaaCTAAGGTTTTGAGTTATTGGGCTTTAATCTATCTAATAGGTTGTGAGTCTTTAATGTGTAGAGACATAAGTGTAATTCCTGTTTTTATGATGGGTTAAAACAGTAATATCAGAAGATAATTATAAACATTTTCTATATATATGGGTTATGGTCCCCAGATCATGCTCTATCACGTTCTCTATTATCTtccccattaagaaaatagtttaGAAGAGAAAACTAAAAGTTTCTCTCAAGGAAAGAGCGCGTAGATCTGGAAGATCAAAACACGTTCTGAAGAATTCAGGGACTTCATGTACGCTTTCCGCTTaagttttcagtcaaattcttaatgatttagCATGATTGATTCTGCGGTTTATGGGTTTTCTCCAATAGGTATGAGGCGAAATATGGGTTTTAAAACAAGCTTTTTCTTAATGAGGGAACCGCTCCCTTCGTTCTCCTCTGGGTTCGCCCTGATTGCCGTGTAGCGACACTAAATGAAGAACCTGGGATAGATCTTTAAGTTGAACGCATGACTATTCTcttgtatattttaaatatacttTATTCTACAAGTAAATAAGTTTTGCCTTGCCTGCAGTCATGTGTTAACGAGGATAGCTTCGATGCTAAGGTAGATCCAATGGCCAGGGGCACATTTTTTCGTGTGATGTAAGGATTGGTCTACCCCAAGGGTAGCATCTACTATCCGTCCATAAGACTGTGTGTTTGTGCGGCCGGGGGCGGATTAAAATTTGATGCATTTACAAGTTAATGTCACAATTTGTGAAAAGTGAAGAAGTCAATCTGTATTTTTAATCTGTTATAGTTGCATCAGAATCTTGCTGTTGATGACATATTGACATTCTGAAATGATCTGCAGATGATCCTAATAAAACACAGCACTTATTAGCACTTGACGGGGCCAAGGAGAGACTTGAATTGATAAAAGCAAATCTACTGGAAGAAGGGTCTTTTGATGCCGTCGTTGATGGATGTGATGGCGTTTTTCATACCGCGTCTCCTTTTTACCATGGAGTCACAGATCCACAGGTTACTGCcccttttattttttcattcatTTGGTGTGGCCGTTTATGAAAGAATATGCACTATTCAGGTGAAACCAAAGAAAAATAGGATTCCATGATTATGGAAGCATTAGAGGTATCAAAATGGCCACATAATTGTGGAaccatattttattaaaaaaagtcCTAGAATTAAGAGGGAAATCAAAGATGGGAATTTTCCTTGATTGTCACTTGAATGgtacataaaaaaatttatggtctgatagaataaaatataaatgaagCTTGTGTTGGTCAGATTTAATTTTATgtcttttagttttttttttccaacaTATTTACTACCTACTATCAGCTGACTTCATTGTGTTCAGCTAGCATTTGCATATTAATTCAGCTTTCACTTCCATCAGGTAGAATTGATTGATCCCGCACTAAAAGGGACACTCAATGTGCTTCGAGCATGCGCTAAAGCGCCATCAGTTAAAAGGGTTATTTTAACATCTTCTATGGCTGCCGTTGCTTTCAATGATAAACCTCGATCGCCGGAAGTGGTAATCGATGAGACATGGTGGTCTGACCCAGAACTTTGCAGGCAAGCGCAGGTGAATCTTCACTTTCTATATTTGTTGTGAGAAGTGTTAGTAAGGATCTAGCATTGTCACCTTTTTTTTCAGTCACTAGAACTATGTCCCTGTCTTAATCGAAACTTTGAAACGAAATGTGATTCTTTGCATTCATGTTTATAACTTAGTGTATGACGATCTTGTTTTTCGGGAGCTAAGTAAATTGACTTTCTTATCACCTTCTTTGGTCAATTCGTTTCGATAGCAATGGTATGTTCTTTCAAAGACATTGGCTGAGGATGCTGCCTGGAAATTTGTGAAAGAGAAGGGAATTGATATGGTTACCATAAACCCAGCTATGGTAATTGGTCCACTATTGCAGCCAACCCTGAACACAAGTTCTGCTGCGatcttgagcttaataaatggtattttttttttcctctctCTTTTTGAATTTTGCCACCGATACAGAGACATCTACCAATTCAGGATGGCTAAAAGTCAAGGACGAAAAATAGAGCATTGCCTAAAGTGCTAAACATGGATGTAAGACCACGGCCAAGATAAAGTAACATTAGGACCTAAGCAACACCGTGAAAACCAGAATCAAATTCTTGTTCCTAAACACAACCTTTTGATTTTATACTCTATGTCTGTCTTTGAATGTGCAGGTGCAGATACATACCCAAATGCTACCTTGGATGGGTAAAGTCAAAGTCAAAGATGTTTGCAAATGCACACATTCTGGCATTTGAAAACCCTTTGGCCAGTGGAAGATATTGCATGGTGGAGAATGTCGCACACTACTCAGATATTGTGGAAATATTGCGTGAGCTGTACCCAACCTTCCACCTTCCTGAAAAGTGAGTCTTACTTGTTTTACATAcgttttttttttggtatttgAACAATATAGGATCACGCGATTCTTTCTTTTTTGGAAATTCGTGCTTCTATGCAGGTGTGCTGATGACAAGCCATTTCCACCCAAGTACCAGGTCTCAAAAGAGAAAGTTAAAGGCTTAGGCATTGAGTTAATTCCTTTTAAAGATAGCATCAAAGAAACCGTGGAAAGCTTGAAGATGAAGAATTTCTTTTAATGCTGTTTGATTTGATTGCTCTGTGCATGTTCTAGCGAGAAAACATCGTGAACCTCTACACAACCATTTGTACAATAAACAGAACACAAAATTGTGTCGCATTAACTGTGGCTTAACTGGAAATTCTGACGTTTCTAGACCGTTCTTGAATTGAAAACCTGTGGAGGTTCACATATATTTCTACCTGTCTGTACGATTTTTCATCCCATCAAagtcttgttttttttttttttaaaaaaaaacggtAAAGGGATTACAAAGACTTTGCTTTGTTCAATGGAAAGGGAAGATCACTTTTCTTCACTCGGAGAGATCAAAGTTGGTaatttgtttttcttctttaACTTCATTCAAATGAAACTCTATAGTTCTCGTGACCCTCTCAGTCACCGAGTGCATTCGACCGGTATGCTAGTTCTTGATTCTTACAAAATCCTCTCGCCAACTCAATCAGTCAAGTCTCTATCTATTTTCGATGTTTATCGAGTCCGTACATTCTTCTGGATAATGAAAACGTTTTCAATCCAAAATATTATCCTACATGTTACTTACGTTTACAGTATTCAAGATAATTTTGTATGTTTCGATTTTCCATTGATGTTCATTGAGATAACTGAAAATTCAAACCAAGAAATACCAAATCTTATACCTTTTAGATTTTATCATCAAAATATCTAATTCACATGTggaaaaatgttttattggttaaaaaaaattggaaattTTAAGGataaaacaaaagggaatttgTGGACGCTAAAATGAAAAATCGAAGCCACCTTGGACTCTTAGAACCACCGATGTTTTCTTCTACAGATAGAAATCCACACATGGCACCACACAATTGGAAGCACTTATCAATTCAAGATAAGAAAATGGATCAAAATTGTGTGAATCACTAATGTTATAGTGTAGTGTGTAATACCCATTGGCACACTCCATTTTTAACTACCAACCAACACCCCCACTCATCCCATCTGTAGCATTGCAATGGCTTCCATGACTATGACAGCCTCTTTCTTGGGTGGCTCCGCATCCACCAAGCAGCTCCCCGCCACTCCCCGCCGTGGCACCTTCGTGGTGAGAGCCTCGAGGGAGACAGAGAAAACGGCCTCGAACGAGAATGAGGAGAGCAGCAGCACTAGGAGGGACTTGATGTTTGCTGTGGCTACGGTCGCTGCGTGCTCCGTTGCTAGAGTTGCGCTGGCGAATGAGCCGAAGTCAGGGTCTTTGGATGCCAAGAAGAAATATGCTCCTATTTGTGTCACCATGCCCACCGCGAAAATTTGCCACAAGTAAAATGCTTTACGTAGATATCTTGTTGATCCATCACCAATCGTGATTCTTGTAAAATCTATATTAATCTTGTGCTTGTTGTGTTCTTGGCATTTTCCGAGTTTTAGTTTGATgcaatggtaccaagaaatgtGGATAATTGAAATCAGGAAATGAAAAACTGAGGAATTTGTCCAATAATCATTTCCAGTTTCCAAATATGCAGAATCCTAGCCGT is part of the Primulina eburnea isolate SZY01 chromosome 1, ASM2296580v1, whole genome shotgun sequence genome and encodes:
- the LOC140808822 gene encoding photosystem II 5 kDa protein, chloroplastic-like, translated to MASMTMTASFLGGSASTKQLPATPRRGTFVVRASRETEKTASNENEESSSTRRDLMFAVATVAACSVARVALANEPKSGSLDAKKKYAPICVTMPTAKICHK
- the LOC140833546 gene encoding LOW QUALITY PROTEIN: phenylacetaldehyde reductase-like (The sequence of the model RefSeq protein was modified relative to this genomic sequence to represent the inferred CDS: inserted 1 base in 1 codon) translates to MKTVCVTGASGYIASWLVKFLLQRGYTVKASVRDPNDPNKTQHLLALDGAKERLELIKANLLEEGSFDAVVDGCDGVFHTASPFYHGVTDPQVELIDPALKGTLNVLRACAKAPSVKRVILTSSMAAVAFNDKPRSPEVVIDETWWSDPELCRQAQQWYVLSKTLAEDAAWKFVKEKGIDMVTINPAMVIGPLLQPTLNTSSAAILSLINGADTYPNATXGWVKSKSKMFANAHILAFENPLASGRYCMVENVAHYSDIVEILRELYPTFHLPEKCADDKPFPPKYQVSKEKVKGLGIELIPFKDSIKETVESLKMKNFF